The following nucleotide sequence is from Mangifera indica cultivar Alphonso chromosome 1, CATAS_Mindica_2.1, whole genome shotgun sequence.
TTGATGgtaaaaaggaaattttgtaAAAGTTAAAGTAGAATCGCCTACTTAGTAAGTGATTGTGGTGACTGTGGTGCAAACGGTTGTTAGTGAGCTTAGAGTCTGCATGAGAACATAattgtttttcccttttttatattaacaatgatttcaatttttatgaaataGTTGTACAAATGTATTCTATTGTATTTGCTACACACATTAGATATTAGATGATGTTCATTTAATATTGATAGACATCCTTTCATTGTGTTCAtgtgattattaaaataaagggtattttgatcattttaaaattatgtgttgAATGGATGAAGTATTCTAAGTTTTACATGCTCCTATAATTAAGATAAGTAACATTATCCTTTAGAGGGCACTACTTTTGGAGAGAAATGTTACAGCTTATAAAATCACAATTggacttaaatataatatttataaacgccaaaaaaatttaaaatcttacataTATACCCCTAACATCCTAGTCTCTAATTCTGAATAATGAGATAATTGATGCATATAGATATATTATACTCAATTACAATCCTATTTGAATCTCAAGTTTATATCAACTGCAGCTCTGACTTTGGTATTAATCGTCACAAACAGCTTTAAATCTGAGTATAAACAATTCGGGGCGGTGTTGCAGTTGGCTCGTGTAGGTCTCGTGGCTGAGTAAACTTGAGGTCGGGAGTTAGTCTCTCTCACCCCAATACTTCAATTTTAGCATTACATCCTATTAAtcccataaaaaaattaaaagaacaaaaaaaaaaaaaagaaaacagaacgAATTAGGCTATCAGTTTCTTTgttcttttggattttttttctttctttttcaatcaattcctTAGCTTATCAATCAACCATTTTgctacaatttttatttttaaacaaatctGGATAATTCATCCTATTGGATTTGGACAGCATATGTTCACATAAATGTTGCCTCTACAATATATAGCATCAAAGAAAACACTgtcaattgaatatataatatattttctttgggCAATTGTATGATACATGCTATTTAGTATTGGTAATAAAGTATAAATTGCCTTTCTTTACAATGAAAAACTTAAGCGCCAAGATTTCATTGTATCCTCAGATGTACTCCTTCCATTTTCCATTCTTAATTCCTAACAGAACCTCTCGAAACTGGGTTAAATATAATGCTGACTCCATATCATTTACCTTTTGATGGACTTGGTCAGTCAGCGAGTGCttcaaagaaatttgaaaatctatttgACAAATGTAAATTCATGAGAATGTGAACTCCATGATTTCCCTCCATTTTCAACTTCGCCTGTTAAGTCGAATGATGTTTCTGGGTCAAGGAAATCTTCTAGGGTAGCAAGAGATCTCAACTGCTGGCTAAGAGAAGCAATTGTTTTCTGGCATTCTGCGAATTTATTGGCAGCCACTCCTAGCTCTTTCTCCTGCAATATTCAATATATGAGGACCTTTgaacaactttaaaaaaaaaaaagattctgTATTTGTTAATTACAGGACGGTCACCATAATCTCCTTATCAACCAGTCCAAATTtagctttaaaataaaaaatacagtaATAGATTTCTTCAGCATAAATtgtttactaaaaaaattaactcaaagTCTAAATCATCAATTCATCGAGTAGTATGGACAACACAATCCATGAAAATCAAAAGACAATTATTTatgtcaaaaattcaaattacagtaccctaaatgaaaattttctcatcAAAACATAAAAAGCAAAAGATTTCAACactataaatgaatttatatacACAGCAAAATCCCTTTTTCTAGTGGACTTCTTTCAATTGACAGGCCCCTTATGTAGTTACCTATTTCAGGATGTTTCATATTTAATGACATAACAGGTATAACGTGTAAGGTGGCTACATTCCAGTATCATTGTAAACATGTAATGAGAGACAGATAGTTAACCTTCAATGTCATGAACCTATTGGCTTTCAAGGGTTGAAGCTCATTTCATTGTTTGTCTTTCTTTCATTAAcgtagataataaaaatatatcatatatccaTATCAGGACAGGTAGACCAAAGAAACAAAGATCATGACTTGGTGCTTTATTCTCTAtactcttttttcattttatctctCCAGAAAATCTTTCAATTGTAACTCAGAACAGGTAGAAAGCCCATTAAATACTCATTTCTTTCCAAGAGTAACTACTGTAACTGACCAAATTGATGTCACCAAAAGCAAAAATGAGAGGGACCCCATTCTGCTATCCTAGCTGGTTTGATGGATgttatacatattttgagtatcAATAGCTCCACTAGACATCAAAGTATTATTTGAAGCAAATACTTTTATGCATAGTAATGCGATGTAGCGCTTCATCATGTATTATATCTTGCAATGTTAGTGATTGGTTGACTATTCTCCAAATTAACTTTTGACTCTCTCTTAATAGATGGGAAGAAGTAACTGAATGATAGCCACCAGATTCTGATATTAAATTCCAAGATAACCAACCCAAAGTTGTTCAATAAAACTTCAAAACCCCACCGCACCAAGGGCACTGAGTCTGCATTTCTCTGAACGAAATATATGACAGTAGTTCAGCATAGGGGTATGGCAGCACTAAGAATTACCAAGCACACAATTTAGGTAACTACTATATTAGAAGTTTGCAGTGAACTTTTTTTCCCATATAACAATTTAGACAATATAAAAAGTTCTAAAATCACTGACCTGTAAGATCTTCAAATCTGATCTAAAGCTTGGCTTaacttcatttttcatttttattagcTCATCCTGGCATTTATGATAACTGGATAAATTTTCATCAGAAAGAGCACGCTCCTTTTTAAGTTCTTCTTCTAAGGAAGCAACTTTTGAATGCAAAGTTTTCATCTCTGATTCAACATCTCTAAGTCGTGACTCTGCTACTTCTTTTCTAGCTTTTACAGCTTTCATCTCTTCCTCCAAtgcttgatttgatttgtttgcAAGAGCTAACTGTGTCTTAATCTCTGCTTCAGCAACCCTAAATTGAGACTCTGACATTTCTTTTGCAGCATTTGCAGCCATTATTTCTATTTCCACAGCTTGCTTTGATTTGTTTGCATGAGCTAATTGAGTTTGCAGCTCCACCTGCTTCAATTCAGCCTCCCTCAGCTGATTTTTTGTTGTCTCAAGCTGCTTCGCAGATTCTGTCAAAGCCATCTCTAGTTCGATTTTTTCTGCTTccatcttttttatcttttcttcaaTCTCAGCAGTCCGGTGAATCATGGCTTCAAGTTCAGCTTTTAGTGAGCTCCCACCAGCACTGAGTTGATCTGATAGTGGTCCAGAATCCCAGGAAATATTTCTACTTTCAGTATCAGGCAACGCCGCAAGCCTCTCCATTTCAAGAAAATCATCCATGAGATTAATTTCCCCAGAAGGGACCATGAAATTTCTGCTCAACACCTTCTCATCCTTAAATTGATCAAGTTCTGGGATTGATGCAGATGCCCATGAGTCAGTAAGGCTTGTCCCACATTTATTTGTCTCCAAGCCACTCAGCTTATGTGTATCAGTTTCAACAGCTAGAAGCCTCTCCCCACTGTCTGTCTGACCATCTATTAAAGATTCAATACCAATTGAGGAGGCAGTGAAAGACTTTTGATCACTAGTAGCAACCGCTTTACGAGCCTCAGCTTGTAACCTTCGGCATTCAGCTTCAAGCTTAGCTAACTTCTTAACGCTCACCAAATGTTGCTTGCTGGCTGTTTCAGCCGCTTTGATGC
It contains:
- the LOC123224992 gene encoding filament-like plant protein 3; this translates as MDRRSWLWRRKSSEKSPGETESSGSISSLSERFSDDQICQTHITQSPEVTSKGLPGDEEVSDNVKSLSDKLSTALLKISAKEDLVNQHAKVAEEAVSGWERAQKEVSNLKQQFEAAAQKNSALEDRVSYLDGALKECVRQLRQAREEQEQRIQETVAKKTCKLESEKFNLQSQLVDLQKQLETAKSEATISDDLDLCLKLEAAEKENSSLKLELLSRLEELELRIIERDLSIKAAETASKQHLVSVKKLAKLEAECRRLQAEARKAVATSDQKSFTASSIGIESLIDGQTDSGERLLAVETDTHKLSGLETNKCGTSLTDSWASASIPELDQFKDEKVLSRNFMVPSGEINLMDDFLEMERLAALPDTESRNISWDSGPLSDQLSAGGSSLKAELEAMIHRTAEIEEKIKKMEAEKIELEMALTESAKQLETTKNQLREAELKQVELQTQLAHANKSKQAVEIEIMAANAAKEMSESQFRVAEAEIKTQLALANKSNQALEEEMKAVKARKEVAESRLRDVESEMKTLHSKVASLEEELKKERALSDENLSSYHKCQDELIKMKNEVKPSFRSDLKILQEKELGVAANKFAECQKTIASLSQQLRSLATLEDFLDPETSFDLTGEVENGGKSWSSHSHEFTFVK